The proteins below come from a single Alosa sapidissima isolate fAloSap1 chromosome 23, fAloSap1.pri, whole genome shotgun sequence genomic window:
- the LOC121698942 gene encoding fidgetin isoform X1 — protein sequence MISSSGVYGVKMQWTPEHTQWAEQHFDISSTTRSPSHKAEGYRMQRVAGTMTSSAAAAYQYSWANDDISALTASNLLKKYAEKYSGILDVPVISAGERALLNAYPDAAAAAALANGPNGRKVEADPWAEPVGGGVYPMGCEVAVPAGKVGMAATSDVAAGALCSSPGVGSGGSLAEQSFSSSSCGSQSLASQEPYASAAAYGSSYLHASSGGYSGHPSPLLQAPPPPPASHATLVPAAYSTTSSPPALPGYSYTPSGYAPHHHHQAASVAPGYSPPPPPPPPPPSSYLPAGIAVPTPLAPSTTMASYSSYAAPPHSLAPITPTPLNGCGSGSLKRKAFYMVGQAEMGEPYGDFGYSQPPPSTSASLSPLYRLPEGTNGNGSFKAGGQTSPSDDPRGGDFGGGSLTSPGYVGASKTPHSAAGESAFSFGSPTTTAATNGSPVAAQSSSSSSSSSSAAAAEERLKSVDPRVLELVSTQVLQQQHPLLDWGDIAGLEAAKATLKEEVLWPLLRPDVFGPLGGTSPPLPRALLLFGPPGSGRTLLARCMSGQMGAPLLHLRGSVLTTEWAAEAEQLIQACFLVARARQPCVLLLSEAEAVLGSGRRSREDAQSSSSSAAARVRRELQAQLDRLLLRNNSAGSGSSGPEDTPQILVLASTSRPDELDEAAVHRYFARRLLVPPPDGPIRRQIISQNLAPHSCCLSEEEVGLLVQRTDGYSALGLARLCQEALRNAAVAGGMELPLIRPVTYQDLDAALRRTQPDVSHKDMDAYVEWSKMFGCRQ from the coding sequence GCGTGAAGATGCAGTGGACCCCTGAGCACACCCAGTGGGCAGAGCAACACTTCGACATCTCGTCCACCACACGCTCGCCGTCTCACAAGGCCGAGGGCTACCGCATGCAGAGGGTGGCCGGCACCATGACCAGCTCCGCGGCCGCCGCATACCAGTACAGCTGGGCCAACGACGACATCTCGGCACTCACGGCCTCCAACCTGCTCAAGAAGTACGCCGAGAAGTACTCGGGCATCCTCGACGTGCCCGTCATCAGTGCCGGAGAGCGGGCGCTGCTCAACGCCTACCCGGATGCGGCTGCGGCAGCGGCCTTGGCCAACGGACCCAACGGGAGGAAAGTAGAGGCCGACCCATGGGCAGAGCCGGTTGGCGGAGGGGTGTACCCCATGGGGTGTGAGGTGGCCGTGCCCGCAGGCAAAGTGGGCATGGCGGCCACGTCGGATGTGGCGGCAGGCGCTCTGTGCAGCTCGCCGGGCGTGGGCAGCGGCGGGAGCCTGGCCGAGCAGAGCTTCTCCAGCAGCAGCTGCGGCAGCCAGTCGCTGGCATCTCAGGAACCCTACGCATCTGCCGCCGCCTACGGTAGCTCCTACCTGCACGCTTCCTCCGGCGGGTACAGCGGGCACCCCTCGCCCCTTCTCCAGGCTCCCCCGCCGCCCCCGGCCTCCCACGCCACCCTGGTGCCCGCGGCCTACAGCACCACATCCTCCCCGCCGGCTCTGCCCGGGTACAGCTACACCCCCTCGGGCTACGCCCCGCACCACCATCACCAGGCGGCCTCCGTCGCCCCCGGGTACAGCCCCCCTCCgccaccaccccctccccctccttcctccTACCTCCCAGCAGGCATTGCGGTGCCCACCCCACtggccccctccaccaccatggCCTCGTACTCCTCCTACGCGGCCCCTCCCCACAGCCTGgcccccatcacccccaccccactcaaTGGCTGCGGTTCAGGCTCCTTGAAGCGGAAGGCCTTCTACATGGTGGGTCAGGCTGAGATGGGCGAGCCCTACGGGGACTTCGGCTACTCCCagccccctccctccacctccgccagcctcagccccCTGTACCGGCTGCCCGAGGGTACCAACGGTAACGGGAGCTTCAAGGCCGGCGGTCAGACGTCCCCCTCGGATGATCCCCGTGGCGGCGACTTTGGCGGGGGCTCGCTGACGTCGCCGGGGTACGTCGGCGCCTCGAAGACCCCGCACTCGGCCGCCGGCGAGTCCGCGTTCAGTTTTGGATCGCCCACGACGACGGCCGCCACCAATGGCTCTCCCGTAGCCGCACAGTCttcttcctcgtcctcctcctcatcatcggCAGCAGCGGCCGAAGAGCGCCTAAAGTCGGTGGACCCGCGCGTGCTGGAGCTGGTGTCCACTCAGGTCCTGCAGCaacagcaccccctgctggactggggGGACATTGCGGGCCTCGAGGCGGCCAAGGCTACTCTGAAGGAGGAGGTCCTGTGGCCGCTGCTTCGGCCTGATGTGTTCGGGCCACTGGGCGGCACGTCTCCACCACTGCCCCGCGCCCTGCTCCTCTTCGGACCCCCGGGCTCCGGCCGAACCCTGCTGGCGCGCTGTATGTCCGGCCAGATGGGGGCGCCGCTGCTGCACCTGCGTGGCTCTGTGCTGACCACAGAGTGGGCGGCAGAGGCAGAGCAGCTCATCCAGGCCTGCTTCCTGGTGGCCCGCGCCCGACAACCCTGCGTGCTCCTCCTGAGCGAGGCGGAGGCCGTGCTAGGGAGTGGACGCCGCTCACGCGAGGACGCccagtcctcctcctcctccgccgctGCCCGCGTCAGGAGGGAGCTACAGGCCCAGCTGGACCGGCTACTTTTAAGAAACAACAGCGCTGGCTCCGGCAGCTCAGGGCCCGAGGACACTCCTCAAATCCTGGTCCTGGCGTCGACGAGCCGGCCCGACGAGCTGGACGAGGCTGCTGTGCACCGCTACTTCGCCCGACGGCTCCTGGTGCCCCCACCGGACGGTCCGATCCGCCGCCAGATTATCAGCCAAAACCTGGCGCCGCACAGCTGCTGCCTGAGCGAGGAGGAGGTGGGCCTCCTGGTGCAGCGGACCGATGGCTACTCCGCGCTGGGGCTCGCCCGCCTCTGCCAGGAGGCCCTGCGGAACGCGGCCGTGGCCGGCGGCATGGAGCTCCCGCTGATCCGCCCCGTCACCTACCAGGACCTGGACGCAGCCTTGCGTAGGACGCAGCCAGACGTCTCCCACAAAGACATGGATGCCTACGTAGAGTGGAGCAAAATGTTCGGCTGCAGACAGTGA
- the LOC121698942 gene encoding fidgetin isoform X2 has protein sequence MQWTPEHTQWAEQHFDISSTTRSPSHKAEGYRMQRVAGTMTSSAAAAYQYSWANDDISALTASNLLKKYAEKYSGILDVPVISAGERALLNAYPDAAAAAALANGPNGRKVEADPWAEPVGGGVYPMGCEVAVPAGKVGMAATSDVAAGALCSSPGVGSGGSLAEQSFSSSSCGSQSLASQEPYASAAAYGSSYLHASSGGYSGHPSPLLQAPPPPPASHATLVPAAYSTTSSPPALPGYSYTPSGYAPHHHHQAASVAPGYSPPPPPPPPPPSSYLPAGIAVPTPLAPSTTMASYSSYAAPPHSLAPITPTPLNGCGSGSLKRKAFYMVGQAEMGEPYGDFGYSQPPPSTSASLSPLYRLPEGTNGNGSFKAGGQTSPSDDPRGGDFGGGSLTSPGYVGASKTPHSAAGESAFSFGSPTTTAATNGSPVAAQSSSSSSSSSSAAAAEERLKSVDPRVLELVSTQVLQQQHPLLDWGDIAGLEAAKATLKEEVLWPLLRPDVFGPLGGTSPPLPRALLLFGPPGSGRTLLARCMSGQMGAPLLHLRGSVLTTEWAAEAEQLIQACFLVARARQPCVLLLSEAEAVLGSGRRSREDAQSSSSSAAARVRRELQAQLDRLLLRNNSAGSGSSGPEDTPQILVLASTSRPDELDEAAVHRYFARRLLVPPPDGPIRRQIISQNLAPHSCCLSEEEVGLLVQRTDGYSALGLARLCQEALRNAAVAGGMELPLIRPVTYQDLDAALRRTQPDVSHKDMDAYVEWSKMFGCRQ, from the coding sequence ATGCAGTGGACCCCTGAGCACACCCAGTGGGCAGAGCAACACTTCGACATCTCGTCCACCACACGCTCGCCGTCTCACAAGGCCGAGGGCTACCGCATGCAGAGGGTGGCCGGCACCATGACCAGCTCCGCGGCCGCCGCATACCAGTACAGCTGGGCCAACGACGACATCTCGGCACTCACGGCCTCCAACCTGCTCAAGAAGTACGCCGAGAAGTACTCGGGCATCCTCGACGTGCCCGTCATCAGTGCCGGAGAGCGGGCGCTGCTCAACGCCTACCCGGATGCGGCTGCGGCAGCGGCCTTGGCCAACGGACCCAACGGGAGGAAAGTAGAGGCCGACCCATGGGCAGAGCCGGTTGGCGGAGGGGTGTACCCCATGGGGTGTGAGGTGGCCGTGCCCGCAGGCAAAGTGGGCATGGCGGCCACGTCGGATGTGGCGGCAGGCGCTCTGTGCAGCTCGCCGGGCGTGGGCAGCGGCGGGAGCCTGGCCGAGCAGAGCTTCTCCAGCAGCAGCTGCGGCAGCCAGTCGCTGGCATCTCAGGAACCCTACGCATCTGCCGCCGCCTACGGTAGCTCCTACCTGCACGCTTCCTCCGGCGGGTACAGCGGGCACCCCTCGCCCCTTCTCCAGGCTCCCCCGCCGCCCCCGGCCTCCCACGCCACCCTGGTGCCCGCGGCCTACAGCACCACATCCTCCCCGCCGGCTCTGCCCGGGTACAGCTACACCCCCTCGGGCTACGCCCCGCACCACCATCACCAGGCGGCCTCCGTCGCCCCCGGGTACAGCCCCCCTCCgccaccaccccctccccctccttcctccTACCTCCCAGCAGGCATTGCGGTGCCCACCCCACtggccccctccaccaccatggCCTCGTACTCCTCCTACGCGGCCCCTCCCCACAGCCTGgcccccatcacccccaccccactcaaTGGCTGCGGTTCAGGCTCCTTGAAGCGGAAGGCCTTCTACATGGTGGGTCAGGCTGAGATGGGCGAGCCCTACGGGGACTTCGGCTACTCCCagccccctccctccacctccgccagcctcagccccCTGTACCGGCTGCCCGAGGGTACCAACGGTAACGGGAGCTTCAAGGCCGGCGGTCAGACGTCCCCCTCGGATGATCCCCGTGGCGGCGACTTTGGCGGGGGCTCGCTGACGTCGCCGGGGTACGTCGGCGCCTCGAAGACCCCGCACTCGGCCGCCGGCGAGTCCGCGTTCAGTTTTGGATCGCCCACGACGACGGCCGCCACCAATGGCTCTCCCGTAGCCGCACAGTCttcttcctcgtcctcctcctcatcatcggCAGCAGCGGCCGAAGAGCGCCTAAAGTCGGTGGACCCGCGCGTGCTGGAGCTGGTGTCCACTCAGGTCCTGCAGCaacagcaccccctgctggactggggGGACATTGCGGGCCTCGAGGCGGCCAAGGCTACTCTGAAGGAGGAGGTCCTGTGGCCGCTGCTTCGGCCTGATGTGTTCGGGCCACTGGGCGGCACGTCTCCACCACTGCCCCGCGCCCTGCTCCTCTTCGGACCCCCGGGCTCCGGCCGAACCCTGCTGGCGCGCTGTATGTCCGGCCAGATGGGGGCGCCGCTGCTGCACCTGCGTGGCTCTGTGCTGACCACAGAGTGGGCGGCAGAGGCAGAGCAGCTCATCCAGGCCTGCTTCCTGGTGGCCCGCGCCCGACAACCCTGCGTGCTCCTCCTGAGCGAGGCGGAGGCCGTGCTAGGGAGTGGACGCCGCTCACGCGAGGACGCccagtcctcctcctcctccgccgctGCCCGCGTCAGGAGGGAGCTACAGGCCCAGCTGGACCGGCTACTTTTAAGAAACAACAGCGCTGGCTCCGGCAGCTCAGGGCCCGAGGACACTCCTCAAATCCTGGTCCTGGCGTCGACGAGCCGGCCCGACGAGCTGGACGAGGCTGCTGTGCACCGCTACTTCGCCCGACGGCTCCTGGTGCCCCCACCGGACGGTCCGATCCGCCGCCAGATTATCAGCCAAAACCTGGCGCCGCACAGCTGCTGCCTGAGCGAGGAGGAGGTGGGCCTCCTGGTGCAGCGGACCGATGGCTACTCCGCGCTGGGGCTCGCCCGCCTCTGCCAGGAGGCCCTGCGGAACGCGGCCGTGGCCGGCGGCATGGAGCTCCCGCTGATCCGCCCCGTCACCTACCAGGACCTGGACGCAGCCTTGCGTAGGACGCAGCCAGACGTCTCCCACAAAGACATGGATGCCTACGTAGAGTGGAGCAAAATGTTCGGCTGCAGACAGTGA